Proteins found in one Amycolatopsis aidingensis genomic segment:
- a CDS encoding excisionase family DNA-binding protein: MSAATKQETYLPGEDEAQVVQVHDFLKAHEDMGRGRPESRYFLSGGTPNDRVELPAELYRVLRQVAEALQAGLAVSIAPVTKTLTTQQAADLLGVSRPTVIRLLDEKEIPFEKVGNRRRILLRDLLDYRKKRRAAQYAALEATAVDDDEDIDSALNRLRIARRGVAKRRRGNSME, from the coding sequence ATGAGCGCAGCGACCAAACAGGAGACCTACCTGCCAGGTGAAGACGAGGCACAGGTAGTGCAGGTGCATGACTTCCTCAAGGCCCATGAAGACATGGGTCGTGGGCGGCCGGAGTCCCGTTATTTCCTGAGTGGGGGTACTCCGAACGATCGGGTCGAGCTGCCCGCGGAGCTGTACCGGGTATTGCGGCAGGTGGCTGAGGCGCTACAGGCCGGGCTCGCGGTATCCATAGCACCGGTGACGAAAACGCTGACCACCCAACAGGCTGCCGACCTGCTCGGGGTCAGCAGGCCAACGGTGATCAGGCTGCTCGACGAGAAAGAGATTCCATTCGAGAAGGTCGGCAACCGTCGACGCATCCTCCTCAGGGATCTCCTCGACTATCGGAAGAAGCGCCGCGCCGCGCAGTACGCTGCGCTGGAAGCGACTGCCGTCGATGATGATGAAGACATCGACTCCGCCCTGAACCGGTTGCGTATCGCACGCCGTGGGGTCGCGAAGCGTCGCCGTGGTAACTCGATGGAGTAA